A stretch of the Aspergillus puulaauensis MK2 DNA, chromosome 6, nearly complete sequence genome encodes the following:
- a CDS encoding uncharacterized protein (InterPro:IPR036291;~antiSMASH:Cluster_6.5) → MKAPVYQGKQMRAAEPPNTDYPVTNRRRSQADETANLMDKGAIKKLDTLSRDHGLDSATGAVGYPGTFGLFQRLLAPGGSITNVGVHGQPAQLALDGIWDPNISE, encoded by the exons GATGCGAGCTGCAGAACCGCCCAATACCGACTATCCAGTCACCAACCGACGCCGTAGTCAAG CTGATGAGACGGCCAATCTCATGGACAAGGGGGCCATCAAAAAGCTGGATACACTATCAAGAGATCATGGACTAGACTCAGCTACTGGGGCTGTCGGGTACCCCGGGACATTCGGGCTGTTCCAGAGGCTTCTTGCTCCAGGAGGATCGATTACGAACGTGGGCGTACACGGGCAACCGGCTCAGCTGGCCTTGGATGGAATTTGGGATCCTAACATTAGTGAGTAG